In Candidatus Dependentiae bacterium, a genomic segment contains:
- the rpsQ gene encoding 30S ribosomal protein S17: MSLQKKGNTEVIKRSLEGVVVSDKMQKTIVVSVQRAFQHPRLGKIMRCSKKYKAHDEQGLAKMGDFVEITETAPLSKTKHMTLSRILKAKGD; this comes from the coding sequence ATGAGTTTACAAAAAAAAGGTAACACAGAAGTTATCAAGCGATCTCTTGAAGGCGTTGTTGTTTCTGACAAGATGCAAAAAACAATTGTTGTCAGTGTTCAAAGAGCCTTTCAACACCCTCGTCTTGGTAAAATTATGCGTTGCAGCAAGAAATATAAAGCTCATGATGAGCAAGGTCTTGCTAAGATGGGTGATTTTGTTGAGATTACGGAAACAGCTCCGTTGTCAAAAACAAAACATATGACCCTTTCGCGCATTTTGAAAGCTAAGGGGGATTAA
- the rpsM gene encoding 30S ribosomal protein S13, giving the protein MARIEGVYLPSEKRIEYGLTYIYGIGLFSSRRILSAISLNPDTRVKDLTPENIAAIQKEITSGFKVEGDLRKEVALNIKRLQEIQAYRGIRHKRGLPVRGQRTKTNARTRKGPRKANSVIANKKIAKK; this is encoded by the coding sequence ATGGCACGTATAGAAGGTGTGTATCTTCCAAGTGAAAAACGTATTGAGTACGGTTTGACTTATATTTATGGTATTGGTCTTTTTAGTTCTCGTCGGATTTTATCTGCTATTAGCTTAAATCCGGACACCCGGGTAAAAGATTTAACGCCTGAAAACATTGCGGCGATTCAAAAAGAAATAACATCAGGATTTAAAGTCGAAGGTGATTTGCGTAAGGAAGTTGCTTTGAATATTAAGCGCCTACAGGAAATTCAAGCTTACCGTGGCATTCGTCATAAGCGTGGTTTGCCTGTTCGTGGTCAGCGTACAAAAACAAATGCGCGTACGCGTAAAGGGCCTCGTAAGGCAAATAGTGTAATTGCGAATAAAAAAATAGCTAAAAAGTAG
- a CDS encoding type Z 30S ribosomal protein S14: MARKALIEKSKKTPKFSTRKRNRCLLSGRPRGFLRKFGLGRLFFRKLALEGMLPGVKKASW, translated from the coding sequence ATGGCACGTAAAGCACTTATTGAAAAATCAAAAAAAACTCCTAAGTTTTCTACAAGAAAGCGTAATCGTTGTTTGCTTTCAGGTAGACCACGTGGGTTTTTGAGAAAATTCGGATTGGGTCGGTTGTTCTTCAGAAAGCTCGCACTTGAAGGCATGTTACCGGGTGTTAAAAAGGCGAGTTGGTAG
- the rpmC gene encoding 50S ribosomal protein L29, whose translation MIKDIKSLRELSAQELHDELAVLRKGQLDLRLNRSTNQLRDTSMFRKIKAQIARILTFLNERNKAI comes from the coding sequence ATGATTAAAGACATTAAAAGTTTGCGTGAGCTTAGCGCTCAAGAGCTGCATGATGAATTGGCAGTGCTACGTAAGGGGCAGTTGGATTTGCGTCTAAACAGATCCACAAATCAGTTGCGTGATACATCTATGTTCAGAAAAATCAAAGCTCAGATTGCTCGGATTCTCACGTTTCTGAATGAACGAAATAAAGCAATTTAA
- the rpsH gene encoding 30S ribosomal protein S8, translated as MKLREDNTVDVVGNFLTVLRNAVMVYKRTAVVPYSKLKAEIARVLKEEGFIKDFKREVTGTAQDNLVIWFQYVDGESAIHEIKRMSTPGCRSYMRVSEVRPLLGGLGLAILSTNRGVVSDRVARRENVGGEVICHVW; from the coding sequence ATAAAACTACGAGAGGACAACACAGTGGATGTAGTTGGTAATTTTTTGACTGTTCTTCGTAATGCCGTGATGGTATACAAGCGAACAGCAGTTGTGCCGTATTCTAAATTAAAGGCCGAGATTGCTCGTGTCTTAAAAGAAGAAGGCTTTATTAAAGATTTTAAGCGAGAAGTAACAGGTACAGCTCAGGATAATTTAGTTATTTGGTTTCAATATGTGGATGGTGAATCTGCTATTCATGAAATCAAAAGAATGAGTACTCCGGGATGTCGTTCTTATATGCGTGTTTCCGAGGTTCGACCATTATTGGGCGGTCTTGGTCTTGCGATTCTTTCAACAAATCGGGGAGTTGTTTCCGATCGCGTTGCTCGGCGTGAAAACGTTGGCGGCGAAGTAATTTGTCACGTTTGGTAG
- a CDS encoding 30S ribosomal protein S5: MKREEKHQDVVHAKAGKAAAPEFVETVIEVRRVAKVVTGGRRLTFSALVVVGDGKGRVGLASSKSREFASAVSKAAKRAKKEMFEIPFYNSTIPFQVTARHGASTVLLRSASKGTGLIAGGAVRSLLQAVGVKDVLGKILGASNKHNVAKATVIALQKLRSAHHIARLRGKKLSDLVEKTNVVEAQ; encoded by the coding sequence ATTAAAAGAGAAGAAAAACATCAAGATGTTGTTCACGCAAAAGCTGGTAAGGCTGCGGCCCCAGAGTTTGTTGAAACAGTTATTGAAGTACGGCGTGTGGCTAAGGTCGTGACCGGTGGTCGCAGATTGACCTTTTCAGCGCTTGTTGTTGTTGGTGACGGTAAAGGTCGTGTAGGTCTTGCTTCCAGTAAAAGTAGAGAATTTGCATCAGCGGTTTCAAAAGCTGCTAAGCGAGCTAAAAAGGAAATGTTTGAAATTCCTTTTTACAATTCGACTATTCCTTTTCAGGTTACTGCTCGTCATGGAGCAAGCACTGTTTTGTTGCGCTCTGCCTCTAAAGGTACGGGTTTAATTGCAGGTGGTGCTGTAAGATCGTTGCTTCAAGCTGTTGGCGTGAAAGACGTTTTGGGTAAAATTTTGGGTGCATCAAACAAGCACAATGTTGCAAAAGCAACAGTTATTGCACTACAAAAGTTGCGTTCTGCACATCACATTGCGCGGCTTCGTGGAAAAAAATTGAGTGACTTAGTGGAGAAGACAAATGTTGTTGAAGCTCAGTAA
- the rpsK gene encoding 30S ribosomal protein S11, whose translation MAYKKGKKRVLKNVESVIAHVQASFNNTLVSVTTMTGDVIVRGSSGQLGFKGARKGTPFAATQIGTNIARDLLALGVRFMEVNLQGPGQGRDSVVRAFQSSGLNISVLRDVTPLPHNGGRAPKKRRV comes from the coding sequence ATGGCGTATAAAAAAGGCAAAAAGCGCGTATTGAAAAATGTTGAGTCCGTGATTGCTCACGTTCAAGCATCATTTAATAACACGCTTGTTTCCGTAACAACAATGACTGGTGATGTTATTGTGCGTGGTAGTTCAGGTCAGTTGGGTTTCAAAGGTGCTCGAAAAGGGACTCCTTTTGCAGCAACTCAAATTGGTACAAATATTGCGCGTGATCTTTTGGCATTAGGTGTTCGATTCATGGAAGTTAATCTTCAAGGTCCGGGCCAAGGTCGAGATTCTGTTGTTAGAGCTTTTCAGTCGTCTGGTTTGAATATTTCGGTTCTTCGAGACGTAACTCCTCTTCCTCATAATGGTGGTAGAGCTCCTAAAAAGCGACGTGTGTAA
- the infA gene encoding translation initiation factor IF-1 has protein sequence MKTKKDAIVIDGVVDKVLPNTIFSVILEGGHTVTAHISGKMKINYVRLLPGDRVAVELSPYDLTKGRIIVRYRV, from the coding sequence ATGAAAACGAAAAAAGATGCTATTGTTATTGATGGAGTAGTCGACAAGGTCTTACCGAATACTATTTTTAGTGTTATCCTCGAAGGAGGTCATACGGTAACTGCACATATATCTGGAAAAATGAAGATAAATTATGTGCGCTTGTTGCCGGGAGATCGTGTCGCGGTTGAGTTGTCTCCGTACGATTTGACAAAAGGCAGAATTATAGTGCGGTATCGCGTATAA
- the rplX gene encoding 50S ribosomal protein L24: MIARLKKNDVVVVISGKNKGQQGPIIEIDTKKDLVKVRGVAIKTCHRKAKSNKEVGKIVQEESYMPACKVMPLCPETKKACRVRVQLNDQGERVRMSHRAQIEL; encoded by the coding sequence ATGATTGCAAGATTAAAGAAAAATGATGTTGTTGTTGTGATTTCAGGCAAGAATAAGGGCCAACAAGGACCAATTATCGAGATTGATACAAAAAAAGATCTTGTAAAGGTTCGTGGGGTTGCAATTAAAACTTGTCACCGTAAGGCGAAGTCAAACAAAGAAGTTGGTAAAATTGTACAAGAAGAATCATACATGCCGGCATGCAAAGTTATGCCGTTGTGTCCTGAAACGAAGAAGGCTTGCCGTGTGCGAGTTCAACTTAACGATCAGGGCGAGAGGGTTCGAATGAGCCATCGCGCACAGATTGAACTGTAA
- a CDS encoding adenylate kinase (essential enzyme that recycles AMP in active cells; converts ATP and AMP to two molecules of ADP), with protein MIDNAAGSTDQLKVVYSFFGPPGTGKGTVAREAVRTLGFSMVSTGEMLRAEVASGSDLGLFIQQTVSRGGLVSDDIVAKIVFNALSNSVGSVFILDGYPRNESQAEDFLNEFSKKFPSVVFKVVYFSLSSDEIRRRLSARLICQNKRCQQTYSQLIHHLRREGFCDACDSALMRRSDDAGDIVLERLGEYEKHANGVLDVYLRRGVEICELDLFGKSESAVFSQFVSQCGI; from the coding sequence ATGATTGATAATGCAGCTGGTAGTACTGATCAATTGAAGGTAGTTTATTCATTCTTTGGGCCGCCAGGAACCGGTAAGGGGACGGTGGCCCGAGAAGCAGTTCGCACTCTTGGGTTTTCTATGGTTTCAACAGGGGAAATGCTTCGTGCGGAAGTTGCGAGTGGAAGTGACCTTGGTCTTTTTATACAGCAAACCGTTTCTCGTGGTGGCCTTGTTTCTGATGATATTGTCGCAAAAATAGTTTTTAATGCTCTATCAAATTCCGTTGGAAGTGTTTTTATTTTAGATGGATACCCTAGAAATGAATCCCAGGCGGAAGATTTTTTGAATGAATTTTCAAAAAAATTTCCATCGGTTGTTTTTAAGGTTGTTTATTTTAGTTTGTCTTCTGATGAAATTCGTAGACGACTGTCTGCAAGATTGATATGTCAAAATAAGCGTTGCCAGCAGACTTATTCACAATTAATTCATCACTTAAGGCGAGAAGGTTTTTGTGATGCTTGTGATTCTGCCTTGATGCGTCGATCTGATGATGCTGGAGATATTGTTCTTGAGCGATTAGGTGAATATGAAAAGCATGCCAATGGCGTTTTAGATGTTTATCTGCGGCGTGGTGTTGAAATTTGTGAGCTTGATTTGTTTGGCAAAAGTGAATCTGCGGTATTTAGTCAATTTGTTTCACAGTGTGGGATTTAA
- the rplE gene encoding 50S ribosomal protein L5: MYKSTIKGQLQKELGIKNVMQIPKISKIVLNIGVKDAVKDSKMLQGVKDVLTLIAGQNAVKTIAHKSIAGFKLREGVAIGVKVTLRKHKMYDFLDKLINIALPGVRDFQGVSAGFDGSGNFNLGITDWLIFPEVDYDKVDQSRGLNITICTTAQADREAYALMKAFNMPFKEGRAGRLKG, encoded by the coding sequence ATGTATAAGTCGACCATTAAAGGTCAACTGCAAAAGGAACTTGGCATTAAAAATGTAATGCAAATTCCTAAAATTTCAAAAATTGTTTTAAATATCGGTGTTAAAGATGCCGTGAAAGACAGTAAGATGCTGCAGGGAGTCAAAGACGTTTTAACGTTGATTGCCGGGCAAAACGCTGTCAAAACAATAGCGCATAAATCTATTGCAGGATTTAAGTTGCGTGAAGGTGTTGCAATTGGTGTTAAGGTTACATTGAGAAAGCATAAGATGTATGATTTTCTTGATAAACTAATCAATATTGCATTGCCAGGGGTTCGTGATTTTCAGGGTGTGAGTGCAGGCTTTGATGGGTCTGGTAACTTCAATCTTGGGATTACGGATTGGTTAATTTTTCCAGAAGTTGATTACGATAAAGTCGATCAATCTCGAGGTCTTAATATTACGATTTGTACGACAGCTCAAGCTGACCGTGAAGCATATGCGCTTATGAAAGCGTTTAATATGCCATTCAAAGAAGGTCGCGCTGGTCGTTTAAAGGGATAG
- the rpmJ gene encoding 50S ribosomal protein L36 yields the protein MKVRTSVGKMCSGCKIIRRAGVVRVLCSKTPRHKQRQG from the coding sequence ATGAAAGTTCGTACGTCGGTTGGAAAAATGTGCTCAGGTTGCAAAATTATTCGCAGAGCTGGGGTTGTAAGAGTTTTATGCAGCAAAACTCCTCGTCATAAGCAAAGACAAGGTTAA
- the rplP gene encoding 50S ribosomal protein L16, whose product MLMPKKTKFRKVHRGNMGGWSKGAREVAFGEFGLVALEPAWVTARQIEAIRITISRKLKKVGEFFFRIFPDKPVSKKAAETRMGGGKGSPEFWVSVVRRGRVLVEVSGVDKATAKAILQQAAYKLPMAVRFVEKGSEAAIQYPD is encoded by the coding sequence ATGTTGATGCCCAAAAAAACAAAATTTCGAAAAGTTCACCGTGGAAATATGGGCGGTTGGTCGAAGGGTGCTCGAGAAGTAGCCTTCGGAGAATTTGGTTTGGTGGCGCTGGAGCCTGCATGGGTTACAGCTCGTCAAATCGAGGCAATTCGAATCACGATTAGTCGAAAATTAAAAAAAGTTGGGGAGTTCTTTTTTAGAATTTTTCCAGACAAGCCAGTTTCTAAAAAAGCTGCTGAAACTCGTATGGGTGGTGGTAAAGGATCACCTGAATTTTGGGTTTCGGTTGTTCGTAGAGGTCGGGTGCTTGTTGAGGTTTCTGGAGTTGATAAAGCAACCGCTAAGGCTATTCTTCAGCAGGCTGCGTATAAATTGCCAATGGCAGTTCGATTCGTAGAAAAAGGCAGTGAAGCTGCTATTCAATATCCGGATTAG
- the rplF gene encoding 50S ribosomal protein L6 has translation MSKIGRKPIIVSSAKVEVTGNVVTVKGAKATVSHELPQGFSLTINGNSLLLNVADRNDREVKTLWGLHRALLANKIKGVESGFEQKVKIVGLGFKAMATGRQMTFSLGYSHKMEYELPASIAVEIDKTGQLLTFKGTDKELLGKVCDTVRSFRKPEPYKGTGIMLEGEVIIRKAGKTKA, from the coding sequence ATGTCAAAAATAGGAAGAAAGCCGATAATTGTTTCTTCGGCAAAAGTAGAAGTGACAGGTAATGTTGTTACGGTAAAAGGCGCAAAGGCTACCGTTAGTCATGAGCTTCCGCAAGGATTTTCTCTTACTATTAACGGTAATTCGCTTTTGTTGAATGTCGCAGATAGGAATGATCGAGAGGTCAAGACTTTGTGGGGTCTTCATAGAGCTCTTCTTGCGAACAAAATTAAAGGCGTAGAGTCTGGCTTTGAGCAAAAAGTAAAAATTGTTGGTCTTGGTTTTAAGGCTATGGCAACTGGTCGTCAAATGACATTTTCTCTTGGATATAGCCATAAGATGGAATATGAACTGCCTGCGAGCATTGCTGTAGAAATTGATAAAACGGGTCAGTTGTTAACTTTCAAGGGCACAGATAAAGAGTTGCTTGGTAAAGTTTGTGACACTGTTCGTTCCTTCAGAAAGCCTGAACCATATAAGGGAACAGGTATTATGCTTGAGGGTGAGGTAATCATTCGTAAAGCTGGTAAAACTAAAGCATAA
- the secY gene encoding preprotein translocase subunit SecY: MLALLSNFKNVFLQSDLRRKLFFTLWVLGVYRLGVHIPLPGIDTNMLAGFLNSESFGSGFFKYFDLLSGGALKKVAIFALGVGPYIQASIFMQVLGLIVPSLEALSKEGESGRRILNGYTRNLSVAIAIVQSFIYVTSLEYMAPGIVMFPGWKFKLLGTIILSAGSVFVMWLGEQILQRGIGQGSSMIIFAGIVAGLPEGIFKIYSSISSGNLDWGIAALIVGFLLSLVCVIVFIERGERRVNVQYAKRVIGQKIYGGISRHIPFKINPAGVVPVIFTSALLGMPVYLLKKLLSFEWLSALSFIGDWLDYGSPIYTLLTVLFIIFFSFVYTSIIMDPNELADNLRKSGGFVSALRPGRQTAEFFEALLLRIGLPGAFYLATLAVFPDLLLKFLSSPIMFSGTSLLIAVGTGLETSNQLDTALLDKKYEGFLSVGKARKKYD; the protein is encoded by the coding sequence ATGTTGGCCTTGTTGAGCAACTTTAAGAATGTATTTTTACAAAGTGATTTGCGACGTAAACTTTTTTTTACGTTGTGGGTCTTGGGCGTGTATCGTTTAGGCGTGCACATTCCCCTTCCTGGTATTGACACTAATATGTTGGCTGGTTTTTTAAATTCCGAGTCCTTTGGATCTGGTTTTTTTAAGTACTTTGATTTACTTTCCGGTGGCGCTCTTAAGAAGGTTGCTATTTTTGCTCTTGGTGTGGGTCCGTATATTCAAGCATCTATTTTTATGCAGGTTCTTGGGTTGATCGTACCTTCACTTGAGGCCCTTTCAAAAGAAGGGGAATCTGGTCGAAGAATTCTTAATGGTTATACACGTAACTTGTCTGTGGCAATTGCTATTGTGCAAAGTTTTATTTATGTAACATCTTTGGAATATATGGCACCTGGTATTGTAATGTTTCCTGGATGGAAATTTAAATTATTGGGCACAATAATATTGTCTGCTGGCTCTGTGTTTGTCATGTGGCTTGGTGAGCAAATTCTTCAACGAGGAATCGGCCAAGGTTCATCAATGATTATTTTTGCAGGGATTGTTGCAGGATTGCCTGAAGGAATTTTTAAGATTTATTCATCAATTTCTTCTGGTAATCTTGATTGGGGTATTGCAGCGTTAATTGTTGGTTTTTTGTTATCGCTTGTATGTGTAATTGTCTTCATTGAGCGAGGAGAACGAAGAGTTAATGTTCAGTATGCTAAACGAGTAATTGGGCAAAAAATATACGGCGGCATTAGTCGACATATTCCGTTTAAAATTAATCCAGCGGGCGTTGTTCCGGTTATTTTTACGAGTGCGTTACTTGGGATGCCTGTTTATTTATTAAAAAAGCTTCTTTCGTTTGAATGGCTCTCAGCATTGTCTTTTATTGGCGATTGGCTTGATTATGGATCACCGATTTATACTTTATTAACGGTGCTTTTTATAATCTTCTTTTCGTTTGTTTACACATCGATCATTATGGATCCAAATGAACTGGCAGATAATCTTAGAAAATCTGGTGGTTTTGTTTCGGCATTACGTCCAGGAAGACAAACAGCAGAGTTTTTTGAGGCTCTGTTGTTACGTATTGGTTTGCCTGGGGCATTCTATCTGGCAACGCTTGCAGTCTTTCCAGATTTATTGTTGAAGTTTTTATCTTCACCAATCATGTTTTCCGGAACTTCTTTGTTGATTGCTGTGGGTACTGGTTTAGAGACATCTAATCAATTAGATACGGCATTATTAGACAAAAAATACGAAGGTTTTTTGTCGGTAGGGAAGGCTCGAAAAAAATATGATTGA
- a CDS encoding 50S ribosomal protein L18 — MSIQRKVALRRVRRAFRVRNSLRGSHPRVSVFKSNRHISAQVINDADGKTIVSFSSVALKSSCANKDIAKQVGLELGKLALQASVSKVCFDRGSNLYHGRVQALADGLRESGLVF, encoded by the coding sequence ATGAGTATTCAAAGAAAAGTTGCATTGCGACGAGTTCGACGAGCTTTTAGGGTTCGTAATTCTTTGCGTGGATCACATCCTCGGGTTTCTGTCTTTAAAAGCAATAGACATATTTCAGCCCAGGTGATTAATGATGCTGATGGAAAAACAATCGTATCGTTTTCATCTGTTGCGTTGAAGTCTTCATGTGCAAATAAAGATATTGCTAAGCAAGTTGGTCTTGAGTTGGGCAAATTGGCTCTCCAGGCTTCAGTTAGTAAGGTTTGTTTTGATAGAGGAAGTAACCTTTATCATGGACGAGTGCAGGCGCTTGCTGATGGTTTGCGTGAGAGCGGTTTAGTATTTTAA
- the rpsC gene encoding 30S ribosomal protein S3, producing MGQKVHPLGFRLGIYKDWNARWFAKRSYWKELWEDLQIRKYLDDNLNSVDIARVEIEKAGQDARVVLHSSRPGQLIGKKGLGIEQLKESLHKRFGRVVNVSVQEVKEPETNAMLVAKSIADQIERRVSYKRLMKKAGFAAMRAGAKGIKIRCAGKLGGAEIARDEWLRLGSIPLHTLRADIDYALAEAKTTSGIIGVKVWICKGEL from the coding sequence GTGGGTCAAAAGGTTCATCCTTTAGGATTTAGACTTGGTATTTACAAAGACTGGAATGCTCGATGGTTCGCAAAGCGTTCGTATTGGAAAGAGCTTTGGGAAGATTTACAGATTCGTAAGTATTTAGATGATAATTTAAATAGTGTCGATATTGCTCGAGTTGAAATTGAAAAAGCTGGTCAGGACGCTAGAGTTGTTTTGCATTCTTCTCGTCCAGGACAGTTAATTGGAAAAAAAGGATTGGGAATTGAGCAGCTCAAGGAAAGTCTTCACAAGAGATTTGGTAGAGTTGTGAATGTTTCTGTTCAAGAGGTTAAAGAGCCTGAAACTAATGCTATGTTGGTAGCAAAAAGCATTGCCGATCAAATTGAGCGTCGAGTTAGTTATAAGCGCTTGATGAAGAAAGCTGGTTTTGCTGCTATGAGAGCTGGAGCAAAGGGAATTAAGATTCGTTGCGCTGGTAAGCTTGGCGGTGCAGAAATTGCACGTGACGAGTGGCTTAGGTTAGGTTCGATCCCCCTTCACACATTAAGAGCAGATATCGATTATGCTCTTGCTGAGGCTAAAACAACCTCAGGTATTATTGGTGTTAAGGTGTGGATTTGCAAGGGTGAATTGTAG
- the rplN gene encoding 50S ribosomal protein L14, giving the protein MVRKETKLIIADNSGAKEAKIIHIVGSTGKDVARVGDLVKIAVKKAIPGGNVKKGTVQTAVIVRTCKEIRREDASYIRFDDNAAVIVDKDKQPVGSRIFGPIARELRVRGFSKIISLAPEVL; this is encoded by the coding sequence ATGGTACGCAAAGAGACTAAGCTTATTATTGCTGATAATTCTGGCGCAAAAGAAGCTAAGATTATCCACATTGTTGGAAGTACCGGTAAGGATGTTGCTCGTGTTGGTGATCTTGTTAAAATTGCTGTAAAAAAAGCAATTCCAGGTGGGAACGTCAAAAAGGGTACTGTTCAAACGGCTGTTATTGTTAGAACGTGTAAAGAAATTCGTCGTGAAGATGCAAGCTATATTCGTTTTGATGATAATGCTGCGGTTATCGTTGATAAAGATAAGCAACCGGTTGGATCGCGAATCTTTGGTCCGATTGCTCGTGAGTTGAGAGTTCGTGGCTTTAGCAAGATTATTTCGCTTGCTCCAGAGGTTTTGTAG
- a CDS encoding 50S ribosomal protein L15, with product MLLKLSNLKQLVEKRKRVGRGGKRGGVSGRGSEGQKSRTGSHSEIRPSFEGGQMPLLRRIPKRGFKNRFKTEFALVSLDVLENSFEAGQVVDVAALRERGLVKRRRALVKVLCNGELNKKLSVHVHAISEAARVAIQKAGGEVVLLGE from the coding sequence ATGTTGTTGAAGCTCAGTAATCTTAAACAGTTAGTAGAAAAACGTAAACGCGTCGGTCGTGGCGGTAAACGTGGTGGTGTGTCTGGCCGAGGAAGTGAAGGACAAAAGTCTAGAACAGGTTCGCATTCAGAGATTAGACCTTCTTTTGAAGGCGGACAAATGCCACTTTTGCGTCGTATTCCGAAGCGTGGTTTCAAAAATAGATTCAAAACAGAATTCGCGTTGGTGAGTTTGGATGTTCTTGAAAATAGTTTTGAGGCAGGACAAGTCGTTGACGTTGCAGCATTGAGAGAACGTGGATTAGTAAAGCGTCGTCGTGCGTTGGTTAAAGTTTTGTGTAATGGCGAATTAAACAAAAAACTAAGTGTACATGTCCATGCTATTTCTGAAGCAGCTCGTGTTGCTATTCAGAAGGCTGGTGGTGAGGTCGTTTTACTCGGGGAGTAA
- the rpsD gene encoding 30S ribosomal protein S4, protein MAAGTTGAGLKRSGSEKKNIRSAEDVAGTRESTSRVNKRTSAYGRQLAEKNFLKDQYGLGEAQFKRFYKNAQRQRTGTGESLLVLLERRLDNVVYSLKLATTRTQARQMIVHRHVLVNGKIVTSPSYLMSVDDVVSFKQATLERESFVVNAIDKRLNIGIKVPEWLELRKKDRSGVVLRLPERSDINADIQEHLIVELYSK, encoded by the coding sequence ATGGCAGCAGGAACCACCGGAGCTGGCTTGAAACGAAGCGGTTCTGAGAAAAAAAATATTCGTAGCGCTGAAGATGTCGCAGGAACAAGAGAATCTACTTCTCGTGTGAATAAACGAACTTCTGCGTATGGTCGTCAGTTGGCTGAAAAGAATTTCTTAAAAGATCAATACGGTCTTGGCGAAGCTCAATTTAAGCGTTTTTATAAAAATGCGCAGCGTCAACGTACCGGTACAGGTGAATCATTATTAGTCTTGTTGGAACGTCGACTTGATAATGTTGTTTATTCGTTAAAGCTTGCAACAACACGTACTCAAGCGCGTCAAATGATTGTGCACCGACATGTTTTAGTAAATGGTAAAATTGTTACATCGCCATCGTATTTGATGAGTGTTGATGATGTTGTTTCTTTTAAACAAGCAACGTTAGAGCGTGAATCGTTTGTTGTTAATGCTATTGATAAGCGTTTAAATATTGGAATTAAGGTTCCAGAATGGTTGGAATTGCGAAAAAAAGACCGCTCAGGTGTTGTTCTTCGTCTTCCAGAGCGATCAGATATTAATGCAGACATTCAAGAGCACTTGATTGTTGAGTTGTATTCTAAATAA
- the map gene encoding type I methionyl aminopeptidase, producing MNRVLLKNAVAFDKMRIAGKLLGKIVATLEDKIVPGISSADLDAIVEQEIRRAGLVPACIGYHGYRHATCISVNDVVIHGVPSKRVVFKQGDCVKVDVVASYQGYCVDMARTFFVGSVSDHIKKMKETAQCALDEAIGMIKPGIRIGTIAARIQKIVEEQGFGVVRAFAGHGIGRNIHEGPEVPNFGKEGTGDELMVGMALAIEPMITQFSHEVFVDSDGWSVKTVDHGIAVHVEDTVILTDSGVEILTRCVEHDNFG from the coding sequence GTGAATAGAGTTTTACTTAAAAATGCGGTTGCTTTTGATAAAATGAGGATAGCTGGAAAGCTTCTTGGAAAAATTGTAGCAACGCTTGAAGATAAGATAGTTCCTGGGATTTCGTCAGCCGATTTGGATGCGATTGTTGAACAAGAAATTCGTCGAGCTGGACTGGTTCCTGCGTGTATTGGGTATCATGGGTATCGCCATGCAACTTGTATTTCTGTGAATGATGTGGTTATTCATGGTGTTCCGAGTAAAAGAGTCGTTTTTAAACAAGGTGATTGCGTTAAGGTAGACGTTGTTGCTTCTTATCAAGGCTATTGTGTCGATATGGCGCGTACTTTTTTTGTTGGATCAGTTTCTGATCATATAAAAAAAATGAAAGAAACAGCACAATGTGCACTTGATGAAGCTATTGGAATGATAAAACCAGGAATTCGAATTGGAACAATTGCAGCAAGAATTCAAAAAATTGTTGAAGAACAGGGTTTTGGAGTTGTGCGAGCATTTGCTGGTCATGGGATTGGTAGGAATATTCATGAAGGGCCAGAAGTTCCAAATTTTGGAAAAGAGGGTACTGGTGATGAACTTATGGTTGGAATGGCACTTGCTATTGAGCCTATGATTACTCAGTTTTCTCATGAGGTATTTGTTGATTCTGATGGCTGGAGCGTTAAAACGGTTGACCATGGGATTGCTGTGCATGTTGAAGATACGGTTATTTTAACTGATAGTGGTGTGGAAATTTTGACGCGATGCGTAGAGCATGATAATTTTGGATGA